The nucleotide sequence GACACCCGGAACGGCGCCCGCGCCGAACTGCGGATAGGCGGCAAGGAAATCCTCTGCCGTGTAAGCGGGATTGCCGCCCGTGCGGATATTCGACGCAGCGGCAATGATACCGAAGACATCAAGGCCTTCATACATCATGGCTTACTCCTTCTTATCATTCTCCTGCGACGGAGCGCCGCCGGTCTTCTTCGGGGGCTTTGGCTCCTGCTTGTCCGCAGCCTCCCGCGCCGGCTCGCTGCTGACCTCAATCGCGCCGTCCGCAAGCGCCCACCCATACATCGGGTCTTTCTCGATCCAGTCGGGGAGCGTGGAGAATGCGTAAGGCTCTGCCGTCACAATCTCCTGCGTCTCGGGATTGCGAAATCCGATTTTCTGCTTTGCCACGAGTTTAATCATGCTGCGTCTCCTTAAATACCGTCACGGTAAATGAACGGCTCGAAGTAGTGAATCTTGACCTGACCGACGTTCGCCATATACAGGCTGTCATAAGACGCCGTATTGACGTTCGGCTGCGTCATGACGCGGCTCATCGGTACGGGTACGTCCATCCCCACAAAGCGGCGCTGGTTGACGTAGGCGACCATGCGGTTCTTCTTGCCGATGCCGGCACCGATGCAGAACCTGCACTCGGCGATCACGAGGTCGACGCCCTTTGCCTTGGCGATGTTGTGGTCGACAAGGTACTGCATGATGGAGACGGGCGTCGGGTAGCCGTTGACGCTGACCATCGTGCGGTTGATGTACGCGAAATTCGCTGGATCGATGAGGATGTGATTCGGGATGGCGCTGTTGTCGTACTGCGCGCCCGTCCATCCGGCGATGATCGCTTCGTCGATGTCGTTCAGGATCTCGGTCGGGGTCTTGTGTGCCCAGTCCGTCTGACCACTCGCGCCCGCCGTGACCGCCGTCGCCGTGATCTGCTTGTCGTTCAGGAGCCCCGTCGTCCCGTATGCCTCTTGCCCGAGGTAAGTGTTGATGTCCATGTACTTGTCATAGTCGAGCCGGATACCATCGTTGTAGATGTCCTCGATGCTGCGCCCCGTGACAGCGCCGCGCAGCTGATCCTGAATCTTGATGGACATGGAGACCTCATACGGAAGCACCTTGTAGAGATCCTTCGAGAGGTCCGCCTGTATCCTGCGCACGGCGTTCTGGATACCGCCGACACCGTCTGCCTGACCGCCCGTGACGCTGTACTCGACGTTAAAGGCGGACGTTGCCTCAACCCAGCCGCCGCCGCTCTCGATCTCAATGTCGCGCGGATAGGTCGTACTCGTCAGTGGCTCGCGAAGCAGCGGATCGAGCTTTTCGAGCTCGCTCTCAAGGAATGCAAGTCCGCTCGATACGGTCGCCGCATCCATCGTCAAAAGCGGCGAGCCGGTGCGCTGCGGCGCGACCGCAAGATTGTACTGTTTATTCTTCATATCGCTTCTCCTCCCTTACACGCCTTGACGCGTGACGATCGTGAGCTCTGCGACGCTGCGCACGTCCGCCGTACTCGACCACTTCACGCCCGTAAGCTCAATGCAGTTGCCCGCTTCATTCACCGCGCCGAGGTCGCCGACCTTTGCGCCTGCAGGACTCGTGCCGCCGACGATCTTCGTGCGGACGTAAACCTTCGCGCCGACCTTCGGCGTACCCCATGCGCAAGTAGCGGAAATGCCGCCGCGCTGCAGTACATCGCACGGCTCGCCCGCCGTATAATAGCCGAAGTTCTGATAGGGGTAGACTTTCGCCGACTTGACCTTGCGCATGGCGATGCCTGCAAAGTCCGCAGCGGTATTCGTCGCCCCAAAGAGAGCGACAGAGCCATCGTCCTTCTGGACGACGGGCGCGCCGAACGGGATGTCCGTCGCTCCTGCGGCAACGGGGCGCGTGCGGCTAACCTCGTCACCCTGTCGCGATGCCTGCCCCGGATAGCCATAGGTCATATTGATTCCAATCGTAGTTCCCGGCATTTACTTCTCCTCCTTCTTGCAGTGCGGGTTGCGCTTGCGGCAGTTCTCGCCGTAGGCACGCATGGACTGTACCAATGCTGCGGCATCTGTCGTCTTGCGACGTGCGAGTGCCGCATAACCACCCGCGAGTGGCTGTGTGTCCTTGGTGCGCATCGCCTTCTTGAGCGTGCGCGAGAGTGCGTCCGACGCACGTTTCTGCTGACGCGGCGGCATGGCAGCGATGAACGGTCGCATGGTGCGGATCACCGACAGCGCAAGCGCGCGGTCTGCCACAGCCACAGGTTTCTTTTCGTCTGCCGGCACATCCTCGGGATCCTCATCCTCTTCGAGCTGCTCGGGCGGCACGGTCACGCTCTCCTCCTCGGATTCATCGTCCTCCGTTTCGGCTGGCTTATCGCCGCCCTCTTCCAGCTCCTCTTCGAGGTCGTCCAGCGCCTCGGTCTCCTCCGGCTTCTCGGCCGACTCTTCGTCGGGGTCGTCGTCCTGCGTCTGCGGAGCGGTGAGCGCATCCACCTTTGCGTTGAGCGCGGCGACCGCATCCATGAGCGCCTTGACATCTTTGTCGTGCATCTCCTGCGCTTCCTCGGGCTCGCCGCCCTCTGCCTCATCGACAGCGCGTGCCGCCTCGCGGACTTCCTCCGGCTCTGCATCCTTCGCAAATGCGGCAAACATCCGATGCAGAATACTGCCCTTTCTTGCCATCTGTTTTCCTCCTTCTGGCGTTGCCTTGGCGTCGCGGATGGCCACTTCGTGCCCCGCGCGCCCTTCCTCGACGACAGCGACATGATTGCCGATGATGTCTTCCTGGCAATACGCGCCGTCGTCCCTCTCGATGTATTTGCACTCGTAGCCGCACGAAATTTCCCGCTTGCCCGCGTCAATCTTGGCGATGAGCGCGGCGTCGTACACGACGAGATCGCAAATCAGCTTATCCCTGTCCGCCCCGCTGCCGCGTCGGACGTTCTGGACTGCTCCCTTGGTGTAGCTCGCGTAGTTTGACGCATCCACACCGACAGGCGGATGGTCGTCGGTCACGGGCTTGCCCTCAAACGAGGCGACTGCCGAGGGCTTGAACACCTCATCTTCCTCGCGGTACACCTTGAGGAATCCTCCGCCGCCATCCGCGACGCCGAGCTCCTGCGGCAGATACTCCTGCATACCCGTTCGGCAAATCGGTACGCTGTGGCACACGAGAAATCCCTCGGGCGTCCTCGTCATGTGGGGCGAAAAACGCGCCCCATAAAATGCTCTCAACGGGCATTCCTCCCTTCAAATGGCCATAAGAAAACCGCCCCTATGTTGAGACGGTTTTACTTTTTCGGCTTTATCTGCATCCCCCAGCCACCACATTCTATAAGCTCGAAGCGCCCGTAAGTGTTTGCGAGACCCTTAATCTTGCTCTGCTGGCTCTGGTTGAGCTCGCTCCACTTAATAATGACTTCGCCGCGTTTCTCGCGCTTCGTATTGCGATGCCCGGTCAAA is from Selenomonas sputigena ATCC 35185 and encodes:
- a CDS encoding DUF2184 domain-containing protein — encoded protein: MKNKQYNLAVAPQRTGSPLLTMDAATVSSGLAFLESELEKLDPLLREPLTSTTYPRDIEIESGGGWVEATSAFNVEYSVTGGQADGVGGIQNAVRRIQADLSKDLYKVLPYEVSMSIKIQDQLRGAVTGRSIEDIYNDGIRLDYDKYMDINTYLGQEAYGTTGLLNDKQITATAVTAGASGQTDWAHKTPTEILNDIDEAIIAGWTGAQYDNSAIPNHILIDPANFAYINRTMVSVNGYPTPVSIMQYLVDHNIAKAKGVDLVIAECRFCIGAGIGKKNRMVAYVNQRRFVGMDVPVPMSRVMTQPNVNTASYDSLYMANVGQVKIHYFEPFIYRDGI
- a CDS encoding structural cement protein Gp24 — protein: MPGTTIGINMTYGYPGQASRQGDEVSRTRPVAAGATDIPFGAPVVQKDDGSVALFGATNTAADFAGIAMRKVKSAKVYPYQNFGYYTAGEPCDVLQRGGISATCAWGTPKVGAKVYVRTKIVGGTSPAGAKVGDLGAVNEAGNCIELTGVKWSSTADVRSVAELTIVTRQGV
- a CDS encoding DUF2213 domain-containing protein, with amino-acid sequence MRAFYGARFSPHMTRTPEGFLVCHSVPICRTGMQEYLPQELGVADGGGGFLKVYREEDEVFKPSAVASFEGKPVTDDHPPVGVDASNYASYTKGAVQNVRRGSGADRDKLICDLVVYDAALIAKIDAGKREISCGYECKYIERDDGAYCQEDIIGNHVAVVEEGRAGHEVAIRDAKATPEGGKQMARKGSILHRMFAAFAKDAEPEEVREAARAVDEAEGGEPEEAQEMHDKDVKALMDAVAALNAKVDALTAPQTQDDDPDEESAEKPEETEALDDLEEELEEGGDKPAETEDDESEEESVTVPPEQLEEDEDPEDVPADEKKPVAVADRALALSVIRTMRPFIAAMPPRQQKRASDALSRTLKKAMRTKDTQPLAGGYAALARRKTTDAAALVQSMRAYGENCRKRNPHCKKEEK